In Rhinatrema bivittatum chromosome 1, aRhiBiv1.1, whole genome shotgun sequence, a single genomic region encodes these proteins:
- the F2RL1 gene encoding proteinase-activated receptor 2, with protein MRTADRSRGHRVGLLLLLLLPLLAEGTVRNSTNGTHGGRSFIGQQVETTNGIGSPSYAVDDFTKKVLTGGLTTVFLPMVYIIVFIVGLPSNAMALWVFFFRTKKKHPAVIYMGNLALADLLFVIWSPLKIAYHIKGNNWIFGEGLCKVLVGFFYGNMYCSILFMTCLSVQRYWVIVNPMSHTRKKSNIAVGVSVLIWILILLGTIPLYLVNQTLYIADLQITTCHDVLPLNTMASDMFDYFLSLAIGVFFFPAVLTIVAYTLMIRTLNASITDENIGKKRKRAIKLIITVLAMYLICFTPSNILLVVHYALIKHSYKSNAYAFYIVALCLSSINSCIDPFIYYFVSKDFRDNVKNAFLCRSVRTVERMQVSFTSMKYSRKSNSYTSSSNTTKTSC; from the exons ATGAGGACCGCCGACAGGAGCCGCGGGCATCGTGTGGGGCTGCTGCtattgctgctgcttcctctctTGGCGGAGGGTACAG taaggaacagtacaaacGGAACACATGGTGGAAGAAGCTTTATTGGTCAGCAGGTTGAAACAACTAATGGCATTGGAAGTCCTTCATATGCTGTGGATGATTTTACTAAGAAGGTTCTTACTGGAGGACTGACTACTGTTTTCCTTCCTATGGTCTATATTATAGTATTTATCGTTGGCTTACCAAGCAATGCAATGGCTTTGTGGGTCTTTTTCTTCCGGACCAAGAAGAAACATCCAGCTGTAATTTACATGGGTAACTTGGCATTGGCAGATCTCTTGTTTGTCATCTGGTCACCGCTGAAGATTGCATATCATATAAAAGGCAATAACTGGATTTTTGGGGAAGGCCTGTGCAAAGTACTTGTTGGATTTTTTTATGGAAACATGTACTGTTCAATTCTCTTCATGACTTGTCTCAGTGTACAAAGGTACTGGGTCATTGTGAATCCGATGTCACATACTAGGAAGAAGTCTAACATTGCAGTGGGAGTTTCGGTTCTAATATGGATCCTCATCTTACTTGGTACAATTCCGTTGTATCTTGTCAATCAAACTTTATATATTGCTGATCTTCAAATCACAACTTGTCATGACGTTTTGCCTTTGAACACTATGGCATCTGATATGTTTGACTATTTCCTTTCTCTAGCCATTGGGGTCTTTTTTTTCCCAGCTGTTCTTACCATTGTTGCTTACACATTAATGATTAGAACTCTGAATGCTTCCATTACAGATGAAAATATTGGAAAGAAACGAAAGAGAGCCATCAAACTCATTATTACAGTACTGGCCATGTACTTGATCTGCTTCACACCAAGTAATATTCTTCTTGTAGTGCACTATGCATTGATCAAACACAGTTACAAAAGCAATGCGTATGCATTTTATATAGTAGCGCTCTGCCTCTCCTCCATAAACAGTTGCATTGATCCTTTCATCTATTATTTTGTTTCCAAAGATTTTAGAGACAATGTGAAAAATGCTTTCCTTTGCCGAAGTGTACGCACTGTGGAAAGAATGCAAGTTTCTTTTACGTCTATGAAATATTCAAGAAAATCAAATTCTTATACTTCCAGttcaaatactacaaaaacaAGTTGctga